A genomic segment from Variovorax paradoxus B4 encodes:
- a CDS encoding sulfite exporter TauE/SafE family protein produces MTISNELAELATGHWAAAALVFLLAGVIKGVIGLGLPTVSMALLALWMPPVRAAALLIAPSLVTNLWQTGPRASFWPVLRRIGGMQAGIVAGTLGGALWLGVPAGTWASIALGVALVAYALWGLTGRQLHVPAAHERWLGPVVGAATGLVTAVTGVFVVPAVPYLQALRFQRDALIQAMGISFTTSTVVLAIGLAGNGGYPMAAVGGSLAMLVPALGGMAIGTWLRKRLPVAVFRRCFLAGLALLGLYMVARALA; encoded by the coding sequence ATGACGATTTCGAACGAACTGGCAGAACTGGCAACGGGCCACTGGGCGGCGGCTGCCCTGGTATTTCTCCTGGCCGGCGTGATCAAGGGCGTGATCGGGCTCGGGCTGCCGACGGTGTCGATGGCGCTGCTCGCGCTCTGGATGCCGCCGGTGCGCGCGGCGGCGCTGCTGATCGCGCCGTCGCTGGTCACCAACCTCTGGCAGACCGGGCCGCGCGCGAGCTTCTGGCCGGTGCTGCGCCGCATCGGCGGCATGCAGGCGGGCATCGTGGCGGGCACCCTGGGCGGCGCGCTGTGGCTCGGCGTGCCGGCGGGCACCTGGGCTTCGATCGCGCTGGGGGTGGCGCTGGTGGCGTATGCGCTCTGGGGGCTCACGGGCCGGCAGCTGCATGTGCCCGCGGCGCATGAGCGCTGGCTCGGGCCGGTGGTGGGCGCAGCCACTGGGTTGGTCACGGCGGTGACCGGCGTGTTCGTGGTGCCGGCCGTGCCCTATCTGCAGGCCCTGCGCTTCCAGCGCGACGCGCTGATCCAGGCGATGGGAATCTCGTTCACCACCTCGACCGTGGTGCTCGCCATCGGGCTCGCGGGCAACGGCGGCTATCCGATGGCGGCGGTGGGAGGATCGCTCGCGATGCTGGTGCCGGCCCTCGGCGGCATGGCGATCGGCACCTGGTTGCGCAAGCGGTTGCCGGTGGCGGTGTTCAGGCGCTGCTTCCTGGCCGGGCTGGCACTGCTGGGGCTCTACATGGTGGCTCGCGCGCTGGCGTGA
- a CDS encoding LysR family transcriptional regulator, with protein sequence MRFDLTDLRLFLHVVEAGSLTAGAARSHMTLASASQRVRGMEDALGSPLLTRHAQGVRPTEAGRTLLHHARVVLQQMERLRGELGEYGQGLKGHVRFMCGTSALTEHLPEVLSRFLMQHPRISVDLEERPSPDTVDALRGGRCDIGIVSDAIDTEGLECHPFRRDDLVLVMPRGHALAGRRRVMLAEVIDSEFVGLPADSALQLLLTQHARALGRHLAYRVRVGNFEAVCRMVEHGIGVGIVPQTAAERCARSMKIARTALGDTWAERTLMACVRSSQELPLNARRMLEHLAAPVEPAAAK encoded by the coding sequence ATGCGATTCGATCTCACCGACCTGCGGCTTTTTCTCCATGTGGTCGAGGCCGGCAGCCTCACGGCCGGCGCGGCGCGCTCGCACATGACGCTCGCCTCGGCCAGCCAGCGCGTGCGCGGCATGGAAGACGCCCTCGGCAGCCCGCTGCTCACGCGCCACGCGCAGGGCGTGCGCCCCACCGAGGCCGGCCGCACGCTGCTGCACCATGCGCGCGTGGTGCTGCAGCAGATGGAGCGCCTGCGCGGCGAGCTCGGCGAGTACGGCCAGGGCCTCAAGGGCCACGTGCGGTTCATGTGCGGCACCTCGGCACTGACCGAGCACCTGCCCGAGGTGCTGAGCCGCTTTCTCATGCAGCATCCGCGCATCTCGGTCGACCTCGAGGAGCGCCCCAGCCCGGACACCGTCGACGCGCTGCGCGGCGGCCGGTGCGACATCGGCATCGTCTCGGACGCCATCGACACCGAGGGCCTCGAATGCCACCCGTTCCGCCGCGACGATCTGGTGCTGGTGATGCCGCGCGGCCATGCGCTGGCCGGACGGCGGCGCGTGATGCTGGCCGAGGTGATCGACAGCGAATTCGTCGGCCTGCCCGCCGACAGCGCACTGCAGCTGCTTCTGACGCAGCATGCACGCGCGCTCGGCAGGCACCTGGCCTATCGCGTGCGCGTGGGCAACTTCGAGGCCGTGTGCCGCATGGTCGAGCACGGCATCGGCGTGGGCATCGTGCCGCAGACGGCGGCCGAACGCTGCGCCCGCTCGATGAAGATCGCGCGCACCGCGCTCGGCGACACCTGGGCCGAGCGCACGCTGATGGCGTGCGTGCGCTCGTCGCAGGAACTGCCGCTCAATGCGCGGCGCATGCTCGAACACCTGGCGGCGCCGGTGGAACCAGCGGCGGCGAAGTAG
- a CDS encoding nucleoside 2-deoxyribosyltransferase, producing the protein MDTSPENPTRPRIYLAGPDVFRPDARDHFVRLAAACEALGLAALLPADGNEEPGEEAPERQIYQANMQRLRGADGVLANLACFRGLEPDSGTVFEVGAAVALQIPVVAYGVPAGSYADRARSALQCAPDAAGVLREHGSGIAVEDFGQPLNLMLACSIHIAPTPEAALQKMAELLAVLRR; encoded by the coding sequence ATGGACACATCCCCCGAGAACCCGACGCGCCCGCGGATCTACCTTGCCGGCCCGGACGTCTTTCGCCCCGACGCCAGGGACCACTTCGTGCGGCTCGCGGCGGCTTGCGAAGCGCTGGGGCTGGCGGCCTTGCTGCCGGCCGACGGCAACGAGGAACCGGGTGAAGAGGCGCCGGAAAGGCAGATCTACCAGGCCAACATGCAGCGCCTTCGCGGCGCCGATGGCGTGCTGGCCAACCTCGCGTGCTTCCGCGGCCTGGAGCCCGATTCGGGCACGGTGTTCGAGGTTGGCGCCGCGGTGGCGCTGCAGATTCCGGTCGTGGCCTATGGCGTGCCCGCAGGCAGCTATGCGGACCGCGCCCGCTCTGCGCTGCAGTGCGCGCCGGATGCGGCCGGGGTGCTGCGCGAGCACGGCAGCGGCATTGCGGTCGAGGACTTCGGGCAGCCGCTGAATCTCATGCTGGCCTGTTCGATCCACATCGCGCCGACGCCGGAAGCGGCGCTGCAAAAGATGGCGGAATTGCTCGCCGTGCTTCGGCGCTGA
- a CDS encoding DUF4242 domain-containing protein, with the protein MPLYLIERNFADQLEVSPEAAAGIIRVNDDVGVRWLYSFLSADKKKTYCLYEAPGIELIREAARRNGLPADVVIEVDELRPPPLPADLVSA; encoded by the coding sequence ATGCCTCTCTATCTGATCGAGCGCAATTTCGCGGATCAACTCGAGGTCTCGCCCGAGGCCGCGGCCGGCATCATCCGCGTCAACGACGACGTCGGCGTGCGCTGGCTGTATTCGTTCCTCAGCGCCGACAAGAAGAAGACGTACTGCCTGTACGAAGCCCCCGGCATCGAGTTGATCCGCGAGGCGGCGCGGCGCAACGGACTGCCGGCCGACGTGGTGATCGAGGTCGACGAACTGCGCCCGCCGCCGCTGCCGGCCGACCTCGTATCGGCCTGA
- a CDS encoding cupin domain-containing protein, producing the protein MTRQPFAAWAIGAALIAGIATSWAQSGDHRMISPSDLKWADVPSLPPGAKLAVIEGPMSEAVPFTVRIKVPANYRIPSHWHPAVERVTVLSGTFHMGLGDKLDMQKSMPVVAGGMMILQPKTPHFAWTSEETVVQLHGTGPWGVTYVNPADDPRAK; encoded by the coding sequence ATGACACGCCAACCATTTGCCGCCTGGGCGATCGGCGCAGCCCTGATCGCAGGCATCGCCACCAGCTGGGCCCAGTCCGGCGACCACCGGATGATCTCGCCCTCCGACCTGAAATGGGCCGACGTTCCGTCGCTGCCGCCCGGCGCGAAGCTCGCGGTGATCGAAGGCCCCATGAGCGAGGCCGTGCCTTTCACGGTGCGCATCAAGGTGCCGGCCAACTACCGGATTCCGTCGCACTGGCATCCGGCCGTCGAGCGGGTGACTGTGCTCTCGGGCACCTTCCACATGGGCCTGGGCGACAAGCTCGACATGCAGAAGTCGATGCCGGTGGTCGCGGGCGGCATGATGATCCTGCAGCCCAAGACGCCGCACTTCGCCTGGACCAGCGAGGAAACGGTGGTGCAGCTGCACGGCACCGGCCCCTGGGGCGTCACCTACGTCAATCCGGCGGACGACCCACGGGCGAAATGA
- a CDS encoding group I truncated hemoglobin — translation MPATLYERLGGEERIQRLVTDVVENHYSNPLIRSRFANSNRAEVERHVVEFLCAGSGGPQCYTGKDLVSAHKGMNISEQELVAAMDDIVAAMTKNGYDQAEKNEVVAILYSLKGDVVRL, via the coding sequence ATGCCCGCAACCCTGTACGAACGACTTGGTGGTGAGGAGCGCATCCAGCGGCTCGTCACCGACGTCGTCGAGAACCACTACAGCAACCCGCTCATCCGTTCCCGCTTCGCGAACAGCAACCGCGCCGAGGTCGAGCGCCACGTCGTCGAGTTCCTCTGTGCCGGCAGCGGCGGCCCGCAGTGCTACACCGGCAAGGACTTGGTGTCGGCCCACAAGGGCATGAACATCAGCGAACAGGAACTGGTCGCCGCGATGGACGACATCGTCGCGGCCATGACCAAGAACGGCTACGACCAGGCCGAAAAGAACGAGGTGGTCGCGATTCTCTATTCGTTGAAGGGCGACGTGGTGCGGCTGTAG
- a CDS encoding helix-turn-helix transcriptional regulator has translation MATLDRMGCHRCGRVRLHTDAPCPACGAAPIAKAAVAGASEPFVGRRGELQLAHDALGGALAGRGRVVMLSGEAGIGKTRLAQEVATLALRRGMLTLWGRCLEEPGAPPFLPWTRAMQACLRACRDERLPALLGREAAAAVEIAPELAERLPPGTAVPAIGEGDQARFRLFAAVAHFWRQAAALRPLLLVLDNLHWADASSLRLLAFIAQDVGESRILLLGSYREAGLSRQHPLAATLAELLNTRQFCRLPLQGLSLDETERMVAAASAVTPPPAVIATMHRRTEGNPLYLVETLRFLHQGPCGDDPHAAAARVETVPSGIRAVIGQRLNQLSAPCCELLAIAACIGRDFDLPLLAELAGAGSEAALLGRLDEALAQRVIELVPPGPQYQFSHVLIREVLYDELPASRRVALHGRIAESLEARHAGGLDAVLAQLAYHAAAALPAGNAARALDIAQQAAARAVALMAYEEALRCYRLALQLQERWLPAERARHGALLLALGAVQTHAGENDAGAVTFLEAATLARTLGDADLFAQAALGFENNGWRISRPGEQAAALLEEALAGEDGFDAALRVDLLAALCRACIFCGRQPQANASQRRAVALARELAMPQPLFKALAAILPARADPAQLDERLRCAREALEVAERAGHMEWVDALTGWHFGDLVEKGELDAARPLAQVHARVADAIRQPFMQAMGLASLTLLAAYEGRFADAERLAGETFTIGQRFLPGNAQGAYSLQIFVLRRHQGRLGEVLPVLRGLVGSVPRDSLWQPGLALICAELDLHEPAREAYEALAGDGFAGIARDGMWLTNIVFTAEVCARLGDRPRAALLYRLLAPYAGRNVVTGTNIACFGAVDRYRGMLAALAGDDANAAAHLEAAVALDERCGGRPWLAHSRFEWARWLAACGEAAAASTQLDAALALGRELGMAGLARRCEALQRELEGAGAATPSAPEGLSRRELAVLRLLCAGCSNQAIAERLFISPHTVAHHVRHILSKTDCRSRTEAAAWAHRHRVAAEGREQL, from the coding sequence TGGCGCACGATGCGCTTGGCGGGGCGCTGGCCGGGCGTGGCCGCGTCGTCATGCTGAGCGGCGAGGCCGGCATCGGCAAGACGCGGCTGGCCCAGGAGGTGGCAACACTGGCCCTGCGGCGCGGCATGCTGACCCTGTGGGGCCGCTGCCTCGAGGAACCCGGCGCGCCGCCCTTCCTGCCGTGGACGCGCGCGATGCAGGCCTGCCTGCGGGCCTGCCGCGACGAGCGCCTACCCGCGCTGCTCGGCCGCGAGGCCGCCGCGGCGGTCGAGATCGCGCCCGAACTCGCCGAGCGGCTGCCCCCCGGCACCGCGGTGCCGGCGATCGGCGAGGGCGACCAGGCACGCTTCCGGCTGTTTGCCGCGGTCGCGCATTTCTGGCGCCAGGCGGCGGCGTTGCGGCCGCTGCTGCTGGTCCTGGACAACCTGCACTGGGCCGACGCATCGTCGCTGCGGCTGCTGGCCTTCATCGCCCAGGACGTGGGCGAATCCCGCATCCTGCTGCTCGGCTCCTACCGCGAGGCCGGCCTGTCGCGCCAGCATCCGCTGGCCGCGACCCTGGCCGAGCTGCTGAACACGCGGCAGTTCTGCCGCCTGCCGCTGCAGGGCCTGAGCCTCGACGAGACCGAGCGGATGGTCGCCGCGGCCAGCGCCGTGACGCCGCCGCCAGCCGTCATCGCAACCATGCACCGCCGCACCGAGGGCAATCCGCTGTACCTGGTCGAGACGCTGCGTTTCCTGCACCAGGGGCCCTGCGGCGACGATCCGCACGCCGCCGCGGCGCGGGTCGAAACCGTGCCGAGCGGCATTCGCGCGGTGATCGGCCAGCGGCTCAACCAGCTCTCGGCGCCGTGCTGCGAACTGCTCGCGATCGCCGCGTGCATCGGCCGCGACTTCGACCTGCCGCTCCTGGCCGAGCTGGCCGGCGCCGGCAGCGAGGCCGCACTGCTGGGCAGGCTCGACGAGGCGCTGGCGCAGCGCGTCATCGAGCTCGTGCCGCCCGGGCCGCAGTACCAGTTCAGCCACGTGCTGATCCGCGAGGTGCTGTACGACGAGCTGCCCGCGTCGCGCCGCGTCGCGCTGCACGGGCGCATCGCCGAGTCGCTCGAGGCGCGCCACGCCGGCGGCCTCGATGCGGTGCTGGCGCAGCTGGCCTACCACGCGGCCGCGGCCCTGCCCGCGGGCAACGCGGCGCGTGCACTGGACATCGCGCAGCAGGCTGCCGCGCGGGCCGTCGCGCTGATGGCGTACGAAGAGGCCCTGCGCTGCTACCGGCTCGCGTTGCAGCTGCAGGAGCGCTGGCTGCCGGCCGAGCGTGCGCGCCATGGGGCGCTGCTGCTGGCGCTCGGCGCGGTGCAGACCCACGCCGGCGAGAACGACGCCGGTGCCGTCACCTTTCTCGAAGCGGCCACGCTGGCGCGCACGCTCGGCGACGCGGACCTGTTCGCGCAGGCGGCGCTCGGCTTCGAGAACAACGGCTGGCGCATCAGCCGCCCGGGCGAGCAGGCAGCGGCCCTGCTCGAAGAGGCGTTGGCGGGCGAAGACGGCTTCGATGCCGCGCTGCGGGTCGATCTGCTGGCCGCGCTGTGCCGCGCCTGCATCTTCTGCGGCCGCCAGCCGCAGGCCAACGCGTCGCAGCGCCGCGCCGTGGCACTGGCGCGCGAGCTGGCGATGCCGCAGCCGCTGTTCAAGGCGCTGGCGGCGATCCTGCCGGCGCGCGCCGATCCCGCCCAGCTCGACGAGCGCCTGCGCTGCGCGCGCGAGGCACTCGAGGTGGCCGAGCGTGCCGGCCACATGGAATGGGTCGACGCGCTGACCGGCTGGCACTTCGGCGACCTGGTCGAGAAGGGAGAACTCGACGCGGCGCGCCCGCTGGCCCAGGTCCACGCGCGGGTGGCGGACGCGATCCGCCAGCCCTTCATGCAGGCCATGGGGCTGGCCAGCCTCACGCTGCTCGCCGCCTACGAAGGCCGCTTCGCGGATGCCGAGCGGCTGGCCGGCGAGACCTTCACGATCGGGCAGCGCTTCCTGCCCGGCAACGCGCAGGGCGCCTACAGCCTGCAGATCTTCGTGCTGCGGCGGCACCAGGGCCGCCTCGGCGAGGTGCTGCCGGTGTTGCGCGGCCTGGTCGGCAGCGTGCCGCGCGACAGTCTCTGGCAGCCCGGCCTCGCGCTGATCTGCGCCGAACTCGATCTGCACGAGCCGGCCCGCGAGGCCTACGAGGCGCTCGCGGGCGACGGCTTTGCCGGCATTGCGCGCGACGGCATGTGGCTGACCAACATCGTCTTCACCGCCGAGGTCTGCGCCCGCCTCGGCGACCGGCCGCGCGCAGCGCTGCTGTACCGGCTGCTCGCGCCCTATGCCGGCCGCAACGTGGTGACCGGCACCAACATCGCCTGCTTCGGTGCCGTGGACCGCTACCGGGGCATGCTGGCCGCGTTGGCCGGCGACGATGCGAACGCCGCGGCGCATCTGGAGGCTGCGGTCGCCCTGGACGAGCGCTGCGGCGGCCGCCCCTGGCTGGCGCACAGCCGCTTCGAATGGGCGCGCTGGCTGGCCGCATGCGGCGAAGCAGCGGCTGCGAGCACGCAGCTCGATGCGGCACTCGCGCTCGGCCGCGAACTGGGCATGGCCGGCCTGGCGCGGCGCTGCGAGGCGCTGCAGCGCGAACTAGAAGGCGCCGGCGCGGCAACGCCTTCGGCCCCCGAGGGCCTGAGCCGGCGCGAGCTCGCCGTGCTGCGGCTGCTCTGCGCCGGCTGCAGCAACCAGGCGATCGCCGAGCGCCTGTTCATCAGCCCGCACACGGTGGCGCACCACGTGCGCCACATCCTGTCCAAGACCGACTGCCGCAGCCGCACCGAAGCCGCGGCCTGGGCGCACCGCCATCGCGTCGCGGCCGAAGGCCGGGAGCAACTCTGA